Below is a window of Syntrophomonas wolfei subsp. wolfei str. Goettingen G311 DNA.
CTTGTGAAAGCCCCTCCATATCCTGGTAATAAGGCATCAGCATAATCATGGGAATATTCAAGCCTTTGGCTTTGACACAGCGATGTATCGCCCGGGCCACTTCTATCCGGGTTACCGCCTGTTCAGGATAGAATTTTTCCGTAGGATCAAATACCTGGTTTATGGCGCAGAATTTCACTGCCTCCGCATACCAGGCCCCATTATCCACATCCAAGTAATAATCGCTGGCCTGCGGCTGTTTTATAAAACTCTTTTCTCCATAGTCCAGTTCAAATGTGCGCTGTAACACAACCGCCAACTGCGCCCGGTTAACCAGGCCATCAGGAGAGAAAACCTGGCTTCCCTGCTCATTTTCTCCCATTCCACTCATCAACCCCAGATTACAAACTGCACTAACATTCTTCTGCGCCCAGTGCCCCAGCAAATCGGCAAAATCTCCCGGTGCCGGTTTGGCCAGAGCCGGCGCGGCACTCAAGGCCACTAAGCTCAAAACCATAGCATAACAAATAATCCTTTTCAGCAAAAATATCACGCCTCCCTCTCCCTAAAATCTTAATTTTTATTACGATAAAACACAAACTTTACTTTCACCTGGTAATTTATAACGAGATGGAATATGTCCCCCGCTAAGCGGTCGATTTTCCGCTTTCTCTTACAATGCTTCTCCAGCAAAAGTAGTTATTGTGATTTTTCACATTTTCCTGGGATAAGTATTCAGCTGAAAAGGATTATAGCTTACCGCATGGTCGAAGATAGTTATATTTCAGCAAAAATTTCTCCTAACAGTATCTTAAGCCCGGCAAAAGCGCTTGATTCTATGGTATCTTCCTCCCCCAGGCTTTTTAAGCTATCTATATCTCTCTCGGGGGAAAAGGAGTACTGTAAAATACTCTTGCTTTCCATATCTACTACCCAGTACTCCAAAACACCGCTTTTCATGTACAGATTTAGCTTCATAACCATATCCTTGCCTTTAGTTGATGGAGACAATACTTCAACAATAAGTGAGGGGATGCCCTCATATTTGTTAGCCTCGTTGATCTTATCCAGGTCGCAGATGACAACAACATCCGGCTGGACAACATTAGGATCTTCTTCAAATTTGGTGGCAAATCCGAAAAGCCTCACATCAAAAGGCGAGGTTAATGAGCGGCAGGACTTTCCTCTAAAATAGTTATAAAAATGACCCGATATTTCGTTAACCACAACCTGATGTTTAAAACTTGGTGTAGCCAGCAGGTAATTTTCTCCATCGATGAGTTCATACCTCTGATCAGATGAATCAACCAAATCCATGTATTCTTCATAGCTGATTCTCTTGGTTGTTTTATAGTTTTTTGATTCTTCGTGAACCAGAAAATAATCAGGTTCATTATAACGAAGCAATTTGGCCACGCTTCTCCCGTTTTTGGTAATAATAATATCTTCCTTCTCTAGCAGGGAAAGATATTTCCCGAAAGCGTTCTGCAAATCTGTACTATTGACACGCATAAGCTCACCCCAGCTTCTTAATTTAGCTATTATTTTAAGTATTTTAGCTATATTGTCAATTTATATTACCTATACGGGAAAGGATATGGGTAAGTAATAAGTCCGGGGACTGTACCCGAACTTGTTATTCCTTCACTCGGTAAATAATTGCATCTATGTCAATCAGCAGTCTGGGCAATAAGCGGGATCATTATTTAAAAGGGAGGCAAAGCGAGCATTAGGCGGCAAGCTCAGAGCTGCTGGAATAATAACAGGCGGTGGAGTCGGTGGGCCACGACGATAGCTCCGTATAAAAGCTTGGGTTGATTGATTCTCTTGCTTTATTCATGGCATTTACCTGTCATAAGCCAGGTTGGGCCTTTTTCGCAAACAAACAACATGAAAATATCTCTCTTCAAACACAATATAGGGCTTGTTTTCGATATGGTTTTTACATATTTTGCATGGTGTCTTAGCTATACGGTTTTTCTTTTCGGCCTGAAGCTGTTTCTCGAAAGCAGTCATGGTTTTCATGCACATCTCCCCTTTCTATGGCACCCGGAAGGTGACGCTTTCTTAGACCATAACATTTCTTTACATTAAAAAACCCGGTCGATTTATACATCTATCGTGACCCTGATTCCAACCCACGCAAATTCACAGTTGTTCCGGTTGTTTAAGCATTGGAAGAAACTACAGAGCAGTTTCAACACACCGCTGCAACGAGGGCGGGGGATTAGAACCCGCCGCCTGTTTTGTTAATAGGAACCCAGCCGCTTAGCGGGGGACATAATTCACCTCGTTATAACTAGCTTGATAAAAACAAACTGGAGGTTCCCCATAATTTCGGGGTCCTCCAGTTAGAAACTTAGATTATGCAGCACCGTATTCCGGCGGTGGCTATGCACCCGGGAGCTTGGAGGCCCCTGTCTGTTATCTTTATTATAACAGATAAGAAAAGAATACTCTAGATACCGGTATGCATGGTAATATTAAGGTATAAAAGCACTTATTTACTGTAGTCAGATAAACGCTGTTTTTGAGGAAATATTATTTATCAGGAATAGACAGACGACCATGTTTTTTTAAATCTCCTCTGCTTTTCCCGACCCTGGATTTGCGCTAAGATAATAATAATCCGGTGGCGGCACCGCTAAAGTAATATCTATGCAGAAAGGAATGATTATTCAGCATGTTAAACTTTGATATTCAATTTCCCACCCGTATCCATTTTGGGCGGGGTAAGATTGAGGAATTGGCCCGGGAGGTTTTGACTTATGGCAAAAAGGTGCTGTTGGTCTACGGTGGAGGCAGCATTAAGCGCAGCGGGCTTTATGAACAGCTGCTAAATATTTTTAAAGAGTCCGGAATCACTCCCATAGAACTGCCTGGGGTCCAGTCCAACCCACGAATAAGCAGTGTACGCCAGGGGGTGAAGCTCTGCCGGGAATATGAGGTAGAGCTGGTGTTGGCAGTTGGCGGGGGAAGCACGATTGACTGCGCTAAAATTATTGCTGCCGGTACCGGCTATGAGGGAGATGCCTGGGACTTCTTTACCCGCCGGGCCAGGATAACCCAGGCTTTACCGCTGGGATGCATACTGACTCTGGCTGCTACCGGCTCGGAAATGAACGGTAACGCGGTAATCAGCAATGAGGAAACGGAAGAGAAACTGGGCACCGGCAGTCCCTTATTGATTCCCCGTTTTTCCATCCTCGATCCGGAATACAGCTTCAGCGTTCCGCCTGAACAAACAGCGGCGGGAACAGTAGATATTATGAGCCATGTATTTGAACAATATTTCAGCCCTACTCCGGGAACCTTTATTCAGGACCGCCTGGCGGAAGCTATGCTCAAGACCTGTATCCACTATGGGCCGATAGCCCTGGCTAAACCGGACAACTATGAGGCCCGGGCCAATCTGATGTGGACCGGAAGCCTGGCCCTGAATGGATTGCTGGGAGCGGGCAAGCGCACTGATTGGGCTACCCACGATATAGAACACGAAATCAGTGCCATCTATGATGTAACCCATGGTCTGGGCCTGGCCATCCTCACTCCCTATTGGATGTACTATGTGCTGGATGAGAAGACTGCACCCCGGCTGGCAGATTATGCCCGCTATGTCTGGGGAATAGAAGGAAGTGAAGACCTGGCCGTGGCCCGGGTGGGCATAGAAAAGACGACGGAGTTTTTCCGCTCGCTGCATCTGGCCGGCAGTTTGAAAGAAATCGGGGTGGAAGCGGAGCGACTGGAGGAAATGGCCGCGAAAGCAACCGCCTGGGGAGCCCTGGGATCATTTAAGAAACTGGAATATTTGGATGTCCTGACGATTTTACAAAACGCCTACAAGGGAAATACTGCTTTTAGTGCATAAGCCAGGTTCTTTAATAAAAATATTACTTGCTCCAAAAATGCTTATGACTCTGCGGGCTGTGACTACAAGCACTATATTGATACAAGCCAAGGAATACTATTACTTCTTACTGTGGAATCTCGCTTTTAAAAAAATTTAGGGGGTTTATCCCCCTAAATTTCTGGAAAATACGAAGAATTTCTCTCCGTCCGAACATTCAGTCTTCGAGCTTTATGTAAAAGGCCATACTGCCAAAGAGATCGCCGACATTCTGTGCCTGAGCATAAATACCATAAAGACGCATAATAAACGCATCTATATGAAGTTGAATGTTTCTTCCCGGGAGGAATTGCTCCTTTATGTAAATATGCTAAAGGAAATAGGAATTGATGATTTTGATGGGTAAAAGATCCCCGGGTAGATGAATTATTAAAATCATTATTTTTGCTATTCCAGGTAATCGACATGTGAGCAGATTTCCTCAACAATGGCTTCCTTCTTAAGGTTGAAGGCCTTCTTATTCTCCTCAAAAAGGTTATTTCCTCTGGTATCGATGGAAACGATCAGGGGTCCGAATTTCTTCACGCGCATTACCCACATTGCTTCCGGCATACCTAAATCCAACCATTCCACAGCTTCAACCTCTTCTACGCAATTGGCCGCCAGAACAGCACAACCTCCGGGAAAGACCGCATGAATAACCTTATGTTCCTGGCAAGCAGCCACCGTATTCTGACCCATGCCACCTTTGCCCACAATCAGCTTCAAACCGGTTTGAGCGATAAATTCTTTTTCGTATTTCTCCATACGCATGCTGGTGGTCGGCCCAATGGAGATTACCCGATATTTCCCCGGCTGTCCTTCTATTTCTTGCATAATCGGCCCGGCGTGAAAAATAGCTTTGCCGGCC
It encodes the following:
- a CDS encoding Uma2 family endonuclease, with protein sequence MRVNSTDLQNAFGKYLSLLEKEDIIITKNGRSVAKLLRYNEPDYFLVHEESKNYKTTKRISYEEYMDLVDSSDQRYELIDGENYLLATPSFKHQVVVNEISGHFYNYFRGKSCRSLTSPFDVRLFGFATKFEEDPNVVQPDVVVICDLDKINEANKYEGIPSLIVEVLSPSTKGKDMVMKLNLYMKSGVLEYWVVDMESKSILQYSFSPERDIDSLKSLGEEDTIESSAFAGLKILLGEIFAEI
- a CDS encoding iron-containing alcohol dehydrogenase — translated: MLNFDIQFPTRIHFGRGKIEELAREVLTYGKKVLLVYGGGSIKRSGLYEQLLNIFKESGITPIELPGVQSNPRISSVRQGVKLCREYEVELVLAVGGGSTIDCAKIIAAGTGYEGDAWDFFTRRARITQALPLGCILTLAATGSEMNGNAVISNEETEEKLGTGSPLLIPRFSILDPEYSFSVPPEQTAAGTVDIMSHVFEQYFSPTPGTFIQDRLAEAMLKTCIHYGPIALAKPDNYEARANLMWTGSLALNGLLGAGKRTDWATHDIEHEISAIYDVTHGLGLAILTPYWMYYVLDEKTAPRLADYARYVWGIEGSEDLAVARVGIEKTTEFFRSLHLAGSLKEIGVEAERLEEMAAKATAWGALGSFKKLEYLDVLTILQNAYKGNTAFSA
- a CDS encoding helix-turn-helix domain-containing protein, with the translated sequence MENTKNFSPSEHSVFELYVKGHTAKEIADILCLSINTIKTHNKRIYMKLNVSSREELLLYVNMLKEIGIDDFDG
- the ttdB gene encoding L(+)-tartrate dehydratase subunit beta, translated to MSSKILTTPIQNEELESLSIGDIFYLNGYLISSRDDVHQRLIKQHKKLPIDLAGKAIFHAGPIMQEIEGQPGKYRVISIGPTTSMRMEKYEKEFIAQTGLKLIVGKGGMGQNTVAACQEHKVIHAVFPGGCAVLAANCVEEVEAVEWLDLGMPEAMWVMRVKKFGPLIVSIDTRGNNLFEENKKAFNLKKEAIVEEICSHVDYLE